Proteins from one Planctomyces sp. SH-PL62 genomic window:
- the mgtE gene encoding magnesium transporter: MRNPLLVPDLRELIHGGEDVALREFLVDLHPGRVAEFIEDLPDGDGDTVFRILEPRERAEVLSYLENDEQNRLIESMPPKEAADLLRVMSHDERAALVNRLEEEFVDEVLPNLAQAEREDIRRLAGYEPGTAGAVMTTDYVTLPPHITVREALERLRHEAPDRETIYYCYVVDHSRRLIGFISLKRLILARRSAVIEEIMQRDVIFAKVDDDQEPVARTIDKYDLLALPIVDVGDRLVGIVTHDDAMDILRREQTEDILKFGGVAPDPEADVPYWQSTVLTTVRRRIKWLMLLFLAENLTTPVQQHFQWTYGDQKMPALALFISLLTGTGGNAGSQTVGTVIRGMALGEIKLSQALLVVARECLTGLCLGLMLGTVALFYIHFWRDQPWGVSCVVGFSLFGVCMWANVIGSLVPLAARRVGIDPAVVSAPFISTLVDATGMVIYFTIAILLLGLVK; encoded by the coding sequence ATGCGAAATCCGCTGCTAGTGCCCGACCTTCGCGAGCTGATCCACGGCGGGGAGGACGTCGCGCTCCGGGAGTTCCTGGTGGACCTGCACCCCGGCCGCGTGGCGGAGTTCATCGAGGACCTGCCCGACGGCGACGGCGACACCGTGTTCCGCATCCTCGAGCCCCGCGAGCGGGCCGAGGTGCTCAGCTATCTGGAGAACGACGAGCAGAACCGCCTGATCGAGTCGATGCCCCCCAAGGAGGCCGCCGACCTGCTCCGCGTGATGTCGCACGACGAGCGCGCGGCCCTGGTGAATCGGCTCGAGGAGGAGTTCGTCGACGAGGTGCTCCCCAACCTCGCCCAGGCCGAACGCGAGGACATCCGCCGTCTGGCCGGATACGAGCCCGGCACCGCCGGCGCGGTGATGACCACCGACTACGTCACCCTCCCCCCGCACATCACCGTCCGCGAGGCCCTGGAACGGCTCCGCCACGAGGCCCCCGACCGCGAGACGATCTATTACTGCTACGTCGTCGACCACTCCCGCCGGCTCATCGGCTTCATCTCGCTCAAGCGGCTGATCCTGGCGCGACGGTCCGCCGTGATCGAGGAGATCATGCAGCGCGACGTGATCTTCGCCAAGGTCGACGACGACCAGGAGCCGGTGGCGCGGACGATCGACAAGTACGACCTGCTCGCACTCCCCATCGTCGACGTCGGCGACCGGCTGGTGGGGATCGTCACCCACGACGACGCCATGGACATCCTCCGTCGCGAGCAGACCGAGGACATCCTCAAGTTCGGCGGCGTCGCGCCCGACCCCGAGGCCGACGTCCCCTACTGGCAGAGCACCGTCCTGACGACCGTCCGACGCCGCATCAAGTGGCTGATGCTCCTGTTCCTGGCCGAGAACCTCACGACCCCCGTCCAGCAGCATTTCCAGTGGACCTACGGCGACCAGAAGATGCCGGCCCTGGCCCTCTTCATCTCGCTGTTGACCGGCACCGGCGGCAACGCCGGCAGCCAGACGGTCGGCACGGTGATCCGGGGCATGGCCCTGGGGGAGATCAAGCTCTCCCAGGCGCTCCTGGTCGTCGCCCGCGAGTGCCTGACCGGCCTCTGCCTGGGCCTGATGCTCGGCACGGTCGCCCTCTTCTACATCCACTTCTGGCGCGACCAGCCCTGGGGCGTCTCGTGCGTCGTCGGCTTCTCCCTGTTCGGCGTCTGCATGTGGGCCAACGTCATCGGCTCGCTCGTCCCCCTGGCCGCCCGCCGCGTCGGCATCGACCCCGCCGTCGTCTCCGCCCCGTTCATCAGCACCCTCGTCGACGCCACCGGCATGGTCATCTACTTCACCATCGCCATCCTCCTGCTGGGCCTCGTGAAGTGA
- a CDS encoding D-2-hydroxyacid dehydrogenase, whose product MKIVIHPAVEADRLDAFRAAAPGVEFVVAATAAEAEAAMPGADGFLGKITPAMLARADRLRWVQAFTASLEHYIFPALVDHPCILSNTRGLFGDVIADQVMGYVLGFARNLHIYARRQAERRYEPEGGSAARVDFASGPGVVNAMDRATIHLPRATMGIVGMGGIGLEIARRASAFGMTIRGVDRRAERIERPAHVDRIEGVDRLDDLLGWADFVVIAAPHTPETERLFDADRIAKLRPSSYLINIGRGAIVVLDDLVEALRAGRIAGAALDVFEVEPLPPEHPLWDFPNVILTPHTAGYSPVVAERHRALLIDNVGRFARGETPRNVVDKALWF is encoded by the coding sequence ATGAAGATCGTCATCCACCCCGCCGTCGAGGCCGACCGGCTGGACGCCTTCCGGGCCGCCGCGCCGGGGGTCGAGTTCGTCGTCGCGGCGACCGCCGCCGAGGCCGAGGCCGCCATGCCGGGGGCGGACGGCTTCCTGGGCAAGATCACCCCGGCGATGCTGGCGAGGGCCGACCGCCTGCGCTGGGTCCAGGCGTTCACGGCCAGCCTGGAGCACTACATCTTCCCCGCGCTCGTCGACCACCCCTGCATCCTCTCCAACACCCGGGGGCTGTTCGGCGACGTGATCGCCGATCAGGTCATGGGCTACGTCCTGGGCTTCGCCCGCAACCTCCACATCTACGCCCGCCGCCAGGCCGAGCGCCGCTACGAGCCCGAGGGGGGCTCCGCGGCGCGGGTCGACTTCGCCTCGGGGCCGGGGGTCGTCAACGCGATGGACCGGGCGACCATCCACCTCCCCCGCGCCACGATGGGGATCGTCGGCATGGGGGGGATCGGCCTGGAGATCGCCCGGCGGGCGTCGGCCTTCGGGATGACGATCCGGGGCGTCGATCGGCGGGCCGAACGGATCGAAAGGCCCGCGCACGTTGATCGGATCGAGGGCGTCGACCGCCTGGACGACCTGCTCGGCTGGGCCGACTTCGTCGTGATCGCCGCCCCCCATACGCCCGAGACCGAACGCCTGTTCGACGCCGACCGGATCGCGAAGCTGCGGCCGTCCAGCTACCTGATCAACATCGGCCGGGGCGCGATCGTCGTCCTGGACGACCTGGTCGAAGCCCTGCGCGCGGGCCGGATCGCCGGCGCGGCGCTCGACGTGTTCGAGGTCGAGCCCCTGCCGCCGGAGCATCCCCTCTGGGACTTCCCGAACGTCATCCTCACCCCCCACACCGCCGGCTACTCGCCGGTCGTCGCCGAGCGGCACCGGGCCTTGCTGATCGACAACGTCGGCCGCTTCGCCCGGGGCGAGACGCCGCGCAACGTGGTCGATAAGGCCCTCTGGTTCTGA
- a CDS encoding DUF1559 domain-containing protein yields MRRRAFTLIELLVVISIIGVLIALLMPAVQSARGAARRVQCQNNLRQIGLAVNSYMTEKNVFPMSSTAGAGRGVNHSGLAMILPQLDQRALFDAYNFQWENFAVANRSAVVTRISAYLCPASPVSPGPVASEQIRRPDGSFYPAGSAFARNHYAANWGGSQSTAGEDFTRAKTNYRGVMMTVRLITQRGPTFCVRPQDVRDGLSNTVLAGEKRDGQGWGVGGYAGSEFDVATAPLGPDLPDLRTIVTGSYHPGQVNFVFCDGSVRPLRDAIDKKVWYGVLTRDGRETVSVDAL; encoded by the coding sequence ATGCGACGACGGGCGTTCACGCTGATCGAGCTGCTGGTCGTGATCTCGATCATCGGCGTTTTGATCGCGCTCTTGATGCCGGCGGTGCAGTCCGCCCGGGGGGCGGCGCGGCGGGTGCAGTGCCAGAACAACCTGCGGCAGATCGGGCTGGCGGTCAACAGCTACATGACCGAGAAGAACGTCTTCCCGATGAGTTCGACGGCGGGCGCCGGGAGGGGCGTGAACCACTCGGGCCTGGCGATGATCCTGCCGCAACTGGACCAGCGGGCGCTCTTCGACGCCTACAACTTCCAGTGGGAGAACTTCGCCGTCGCGAACCGATCGGCGGTGGTGACGAGGATCTCGGCCTACCTCTGCCCGGCGAGCCCGGTCTCGCCCGGCCCGGTCGCGTCGGAGCAGATCCGCCGGCCCGACGGCTCGTTCTACCCCGCCGGATCGGCCTTCGCCCGCAACCACTACGCGGCCAACTGGGGCGGCAGCCAATCGACGGCGGGCGAGGACTTCACCCGGGCCAAGACCAACTACCGGGGCGTCATGATGACCGTCCGGCTCATCACCCAGCGCGGGCCGACGTTCTGCGTCCGCCCCCAGGACGTCCGGGACGGCCTCTCGAATACGGTGCTCGCCGGCGAGAAGCGCGACGGCCAGGGCTGGGGCGTGGGGGGCTACGCCGGCAGCGAGTTCGACGTCGCCACCGCCCCGCTCGGCCCCGACCTCCCGGACCTCCGCACCATCGTCACCGGGTCTTACCACCCGGGGCAGGTCAACTTCGTCTTCTGCGACGGCTCCGTCCGCCCCCTGCGCGACGCCATCGACAAGAAGGTCTGGTACGGGGTCCTCACCCGCGACGGCCGCGAGACCGTCAGCGTCGACGCGCTCTAG
- a CDS encoding M48 family metallopeptidase, translating to MGRAGTRVSPAPRCPDCSGVLEPAGPDVSRYACPICRGVFRVERVAPAPQTRAQLPTDVPTPSFVPAGTVKLWWRAVVLWVLEKVYWTGTAATTAVLLLAGGSVKVMGAWLRDEISSWGEVVETLGGAWFQVETNNPDADLGPVLARVDAPLLFETIDVVSRRLGVKPPSQVRLSYLPCCGVVAWGRSRALLVGLPLLRILDRAEMRAILAHELAHLAQGDATRAARRARFVEGLERAVERRGGRLRGPLGAWARYCLREASWLIEPVAWGQEARADRFAALVAGGGAAASALVKTAMVQPLFREVLGCYDPTEADANLYAFFRAFWFRLPNEVRMAMRVRILAVDGPHDPAHPPLADRLAFLQSYPDHIRGPGDAQPANTFLGDLEIFEQMLHNRLFASTAAVEASVYHRAYS from the coding sequence ATGGGACGTGCTGGAACGAGGGTCTCGCCGGCACCCCGATGTCCCGATTGCTCGGGCGTTCTGGAGCCCGCCGGCCCCGACGTCTCGCGCTACGCCTGTCCGATCTGCCGAGGCGTCTTCCGGGTCGAGCGCGTGGCCCCCGCCCCGCAGACCCGGGCCCAGCTCCCGACCGACGTCCCGACGCCGAGCTTCGTCCCCGCCGGGACGGTCAAGCTCTGGTGGCGCGCCGTCGTGCTCTGGGTGCTGGAGAAGGTCTACTGGACCGGGACGGCGGCGACGACGGCGGTGCTGCTGCTGGCGGGGGGCTCCGTCAAGGTGATGGGGGCCTGGCTTCGCGACGAGATCTCCTCCTGGGGAGAGGTGGTCGAGACCCTCGGCGGCGCCTGGTTCCAGGTCGAGACGAACAACCCCGACGCCGACCTCGGCCCGGTCCTCGCCCGCGTCGACGCCCCCCTGCTCTTCGAGACGATCGACGTCGTCTCGCGGCGGCTGGGGGTGAAGCCGCCGAGCCAGGTGCGGCTCTCCTACCTCCCTTGCTGCGGGGTCGTCGCCTGGGGACGCTCGCGGGCGCTGCTCGTCGGCCTCCCCCTGCTCCGCATCCTCGACCGGGCCGAGATGCGGGCCATCCTGGCGCATGAGCTGGCCCACCTGGCCCAGGGCGACGCCACCCGCGCGGCGCGTCGGGCGCGATTCGTGGAGGGGCTGGAGCGGGCCGTCGAGCGCCGCGGAGGCCGGCTGCGGGGGCCGTTGGGGGCCTGGGCGCGATACTGCCTGCGCGAGGCGTCGTGGCTGATCGAGCCGGTCGCCTGGGGCCAGGAGGCCCGCGCCGATCGTTTCGCGGCCCTGGTCGCCGGCGGCGGCGCGGCGGCCTCGGCGCTGGTCAAGACGGCGATGGTCCAGCCCCTCTTCCGGGAGGTCCTGGGCTGCTACGACCCGACCGAAGCCGACGCCAACCTCTACGCCTTCTTCCGCGCCTTCTGGTTCCGGCTCCCGAACGAGGTCCGCATGGCGATGCGGGTGCGGATCCTCGCCGTCGACGGCCCCCACGACCCGGCGCACCCGCCGCTGGCCGACCGCCTGGCCTTCCTCCAGTCGTACCCCGACCACATCCGGGGGCCCGGCGACGCCCAGCCCGCCAACACGTTCCTCGGCGACCTGGAGATCTTCGAGCAGATGCTCCACAACCGCCTCTTCGCCTCGACCGCGGCCGTCGAGGCCTCGGTCTACCACCGGGCCTACTCGTGA
- a CDS encoding BlaI/MecI/CopY family transcriptional regulator, whose product MAKRPPTIPDSELDVLKVLWERGQATVREALETLKAAGREWSYATVATLLDRLETKGLVESDRKELAFVYRPTISSQEVRRRRVSSLVDKLYEGEPGLLVLHLLKSHPLDPGQAMEVREVLDQMTAANKPKKKG is encoded by the coding sequence ATGGCTAAACGCCCCCCCACGATCCCCGACTCCGAACTCGACGTCTTGAAAGTGCTCTGGGAACGCGGCCAGGCGACCGTCCGCGAAGCCCTGGAGACCCTCAAGGCCGCCGGCCGCGAGTGGTCCTACGCCACCGTCGCGACGCTGCTCGACCGCCTCGAAACCAAGGGCCTGGTCGAGAGCGACCGCAAGGAACTGGCGTTCGTCTACCGCCCCACCATCAGCTCCCAGGAAGTCCGCCGCCGCCGGGTCAGCAGCCTGGTCGACAAGCTCTACGAAGGCGAGCCCGGGCTCCTGGTCCTGCACCTCCTCAAGTCGCACCCGCTCGACCCCGGTCAGGCGATGGAGGTCCGCGAGGTCCTCGACCAGATGACCGCCGCCAACAAGCCCAAGAAGAAGGGCTGA